From a single Serratia surfactantfaciens genomic region:
- the fruA gene encoding PTS fructose transporter subunit IIBC, which translates to MKTLLMVDSSLGQARGHLAKRMLEAAAAKTGLTLVESLQDAELVVVAGQTAPADAGLNGKLVYVGEVEQAVREPEAFLARAKAEAETYQAPQAAAVKAAGQKRIVAITACPTGVAHTFMAAEAIESEAKKRGWWVKVETRGSVGAGNAITPEEVAAADLVIVAADIEVDLDKFAGKPMYRTSTGLALKKTAQELDKAQAEAEVFQPQQRGNAAPAAKKKEGNGPYRHLLTGVSYMLPMVVAGGLCIALSFVFGIKAFEVKGTLAAALMQIGGGSAFALMVPVLAGFIAFSIADRPGLTPGLIGGMLAVSTGAGFLGGIIAGFLAGYVAKAISSKLRLPQSMEALKPILIIPLVASLITGLIMIYVVGTPVAKIMEGLTHWLQSLGTANAVLLGAILGGMMCTDMGGPVNKAAYAFGVALLSSSVYAPMAAIMAAGMVPPLAMGLATLLARRKFPKSEQEGGKAALVLGLCFITEGAIPFAARDPMRVLPCCIAGGALTGALSMAFGAKLMAPHGGLFVLLIPGAISPVLLYLVAIAAGTLLAGVAYALLKRAEAPVAAAA; encoded by the coding sequence ATGAAAACGCTGCTGATGGTAGACAGTTCGTTGGGGCAGGCCCGTGGCCACCTGGCGAAACGCATGCTGGAGGCTGCCGCGGCCAAAACCGGCCTGACGCTGGTCGAGTCGCTGCAGGATGCCGAACTGGTGGTGGTGGCAGGGCAGACTGCGCCTGCTGACGCCGGGCTGAACGGCAAATTGGTGTATGTGGGTGAGGTAGAGCAGGCGGTGCGTGAACCGGAGGCTTTTCTGGCACGGGCCAAGGCCGAAGCTGAAACCTATCAGGCGCCGCAGGCGGCGGCGGTGAAAGCCGCCGGGCAAAAACGCATCGTGGCGATCACCGCCTGCCCGACCGGCGTGGCGCACACCTTTATGGCGGCCGAAGCCATTGAAAGCGAAGCGAAGAAGCGCGGCTGGTGGGTGAAGGTGGAAACGCGCGGCTCCGTGGGTGCCGGCAACGCTATCACTCCGGAAGAAGTGGCGGCGGCGGATTTGGTGATCGTCGCGGCGGACATCGAAGTGGATCTGGACAAATTTGCCGGTAAGCCGATGTATCGTACTTCGACCGGCCTGGCGCTGAAGAAAACCGCCCAGGAGCTGGACAAGGCGCAGGCCGAGGCGGAAGTGTTTCAGCCGCAGCAGCGCGGCAACGCGGCGCCGGCGGCGAAAAAGAAAGAGGGCAACGGCCCGTATCGCCACCTGCTGACCGGCGTGTCTTACATGCTGCCGATGGTGGTGGCAGGCGGGTTGTGCATCGCGCTGTCGTTCGTGTTCGGCATCAAGGCGTTTGAAGTCAAAGGCACGCTGGCGGCGGCGCTGATGCAGATCGGCGGCGGCTCCGCCTTCGCGCTGATGGTGCCGGTATTGGCCGGTTTCATCGCCTTTTCCATCGCGGATCGTCCGGGGCTGACGCCGGGCCTGATCGGCGGCATGCTGGCGGTGAGCACCGGCGCCGGTTTCCTCGGCGGTATCATCGCCGGCTTCCTGGCGGGTTACGTCGCCAAGGCGATCAGCAGCAAGCTGCGCCTGCCGCAAAGCATGGAAGCGTTGAAGCCGATCCTGATCATTCCGCTGGTTGCCAGCCTGATCACCGGCCTTATCATGATTTACGTGGTCGGCACGCCGGTGGCGAAGATCATGGAAGGCCTGACCCATTGGCTGCAATCGCTGGGCACCGCCAACGCAGTGCTGCTGGGCGCAATCCTCGGCGGCATGATGTGCACCGACATGGGCGGCCCGGTGAACAAAGCGGCCTACGCGTTCGGCGTCGCGCTGCTCAGCTCCTCGGTGTATGCGCCGATGGCGGCGATCATGGCGGCGGGCATGGTACCGCCGCTGGCGATGGGGCTGGCGACGCTGCTGGCGCGCCGCAAGTTCCCGAAATCCGAACAGGAAGGCGGCAAGGCGGCGTTGGTGCTGGGGCTGTGCTTTATTACCGAAGGGGCGATTCCATTCGCCGCCCGCGATCCGATGCGCGTGCTGCCGTGCTGCATTGCCGGCGGGGCGCTGACCGGCGCGCTGTCGATGGCCTTCGGCGCCAAACTGATGGCGCCGCACGGTGGGCTGTTCGTGCTGCTGATCCCGGGCGCGATTTCGCCGGTGCTGTTGTACCTGGTGGCGATCGCTGCAGGCACGCTGCTGGCGGGGGTGGCGTACGCCCTGCTGAAACGTGCTGAAGCGCCGGTAGCCGCCGCGGCGTAA
- the yieE gene encoding DNA-binding transcriptional regulator YeiE, whose amino-acid sequence MHITLRQLEVFTEVLKSGSTTQASVVLALSQSAVSAALADLEGQLGVQLFDRVGKRLVINEHGRLLYPKALALLEQAGEIEQLFRHDGGALRIAASSTIGNYMLPEMIARYRRDFPAAPLELNVGNSQDVIVAVADFRVDLGLIEGPCHMPELVTQPWLEDELVVFAAPDNPLTREPPTLEALANAPWILRERGSGTREVLDHLLLAHLPHFQLVMELGNSEAIKHAVRHGIGISCLSRRVVAEQLASGALVELPLPLPPLRRTLYLIRHRQKHISNALQRFLSYCAL is encoded by the coding sequence ATGCATATCACGTTGCGTCAACTGGAAGTCTTCACCGAAGTGCTGAAAAGCGGTTCGACCACTCAGGCCTCGGTGGTGCTGGCGCTGTCGCAGTCGGCGGTCAGCGCGGCACTGGCGGATCTGGAGGGGCAGCTGGGCGTGCAGCTGTTCGATCGCGTCGGCAAACGGCTGGTGATCAACGAACATGGCCGGTTGCTGTATCCCAAAGCGCTGGCGCTGTTGGAACAGGCGGGGGAGATCGAGCAGCTGTTTCGCCATGACGGCGGGGCGCTGCGCATCGCCGCCAGCAGCACCATCGGCAACTACATGCTGCCGGAGATGATCGCCCGTTACCGCCGGGATTTTCCGGCCGCGCCGCTGGAGCTGAATGTCGGCAACAGCCAGGACGTGATCGTGGCGGTGGCGGATTTTCGCGTCGATCTGGGATTGATCGAGGGGCCTTGCCATATGCCGGAGCTGGTGACGCAGCCGTGGCTGGAGGACGAGCTGGTGGTGTTCGCCGCGCCGGATAACCCGCTGACCCGCGAGCCGCCGACGCTGGAGGCATTGGCCAATGCGCCCTGGATCCTGCGCGAGCGCGGTTCGGGCACTCGCGAGGTGCTGGATCATCTGCTGTTGGCGCATCTGCCACATTTCCAGCTGGTGATGGAGCTGGGCAACTCCGAGGCGATCAAGCACGCGGTGCGGCACGGTATCGGCATCAGCTGCCTGTCGCGGCGGGTGGTGGCCGAACAGCTTGCCAGCGGCGCGCTGGTGGAACTGCCGCTTCCGCTGCCGCCGCTGCGTCGCACCCTGTACCTGATTCGCCATCGGCAAAAGCACATCTCCAACGCGTTGCAGCGTTTTCTCAGCTATTGCGCGCTGTAA
- a CDS encoding ABC transporter ATP-binding protein, translating to MNQGLRIENFSAGYPKRQVIDDLSVPMLPRGQITVLLGPNGSGKSTLLRSLAGLNPAQGKLWLDDGDLMQMPFARRAEKVVYLPQSLPAGVHLHVLESIIVAQRASGGRSNAGSEAEVMALLEQLGIAHLALSYLDQLSGGQKQLVGLAQSLIRQPSLLLLDEPLSALDLNYQFHVMDLVRRETRKRNIVTVVVVHDINIALRHGDHVLMLQDGDLIADGAPDQVITPQSLARVYGVRGRIERCSQGTPQVLIDGLVNQPTI from the coding sequence ATGAATCAGGGCTTGCGGATAGAAAACTTCTCGGCGGGCTACCCGAAACGCCAGGTGATTGACGATCTCTCGGTGCCGATGCTGCCGCGTGGGCAAATCACCGTGCTGCTGGGGCCGAACGGCAGCGGCAAATCGACGCTGCTGCGTTCACTGGCCGGGCTGAACCCGGCGCAGGGCAAGCTGTGGCTGGACGACGGCGATCTGATGCAGATGCCGTTCGCCCGTCGGGCGGAGAAGGTGGTGTACCTGCCGCAGTCGCTGCCCGCCGGGGTGCATCTGCACGTGCTGGAGTCGATCATCGTGGCGCAGCGCGCCTCGGGCGGTCGCAGCAACGCCGGCAGCGAAGCGGAAGTGATGGCTTTGCTGGAACAGCTGGGCATCGCCCACCTGGCGCTGAGCTATCTCGATCAGCTGTCCGGCGGCCAGAAACAGCTGGTGGGGTTGGCGCAGTCGCTGATCCGCCAGCCTTCTCTGCTGTTGCTGGATGAGCCGCTGAGCGCGCTCGATCTCAACTATCAGTTCCACGTGATGGATTTGGTACGCCGCGAAACCCGCAAGCGCAACATCGTGACGGTGGTGGTGGTGCATGACATCAATATCGCACTGCGTCACGGCGACCACGTGCTGATGCTGCAGGATGGCGATCTGATCGCCGACGGCGCGCCGGATCAGGTGATTACGCCGCAGAGCCTGGCACGGGTCTACGGCGTGCGCGGGCGTATCGAACGCTGCTCGCAGGGCACGCCGCAGGTGCTGATAGACGGCTTGGTAAATCAGCCGACGATTTAA
- the nfo gene encoding deoxyribonuclease IV produces MKFVGAHVSASGGVDQAVIRAHELEATAFALFTKNQRQWKAAPLAADVIDKFKSACAQYGFGPGQILPHDSYLINLGHPVADALEKSREAFIDELQRCEQLGLTLLNFHPGSHLLQIDEDKCLARIAESINIALDKTAGVTAVIENTAGQGSNLGFKFEHLAAIIDGVEDKSRVGVCIDTCHAFAAGYDLRTEEECERTFKQLGDIVGFNYLRGMHLNDAKSEFNSRVDRHHSLGEGNIGKTVFSYIMRDPRFDNIPLILETVNPDIWAEEIAWLKAQQ; encoded by the coding sequence ATGAAGTTTGTCGGTGCACATGTCAGCGCGTCAGGCGGCGTGGATCAAGCGGTTATCCGCGCGCACGAATTGGAGGCGACCGCGTTCGCCCTGTTCACCAAAAATCAGCGTCAATGGAAGGCCGCGCCGCTGGCCGCCGACGTGATCGATAAGTTCAAGAGCGCCTGCGCCCAGTACGGCTTCGGGCCGGGGCAGATCCTGCCGCACGACAGCTACCTGATCAACCTTGGGCACCCGGTGGCCGACGCGTTGGAAAAATCGCGCGAAGCGTTTATCGACGAGCTGCAGCGCTGCGAACAGCTGGGGCTGACGCTGCTGAACTTCCACCCAGGCAGCCACCTGCTGCAAATCGATGAAGACAAGTGCCTGGCGCGCATCGCCGAATCGATCAACATCGCGCTGGATAAAACCGCCGGCGTGACGGCCGTGATCGAGAACACCGCCGGTCAGGGCAGCAATCTGGGCTTCAAATTCGAACACCTGGCGGCGATCATCGACGGCGTGGAAGACAAAAGCCGCGTCGGCGTCTGCATCGATACCTGCCACGCCTTCGCCGCCGGCTACGATCTGCGCACCGAAGAAGAGTGCGAGCGCACCTTTAAGCAGCTTGGCGACATCGTCGGTTTCAACTACCTGCGCGGCATGCACCTGAACGACGCCAAGAGCGAGTTCAACAGCCGCGTCGATCGTCACCACAGCCTGGGGGAAGGCAACATCGGTAAAACGGTGTTCAGCTACATCATGCGCGATCCGCGTTTCGACAATATTCCGTTGATTCTGGAAACGGTAAACCCGGATATCTGGGCCGAAGAGATCGCCTGGCTGAAGGCGCAGCAGTAA
- a CDS encoding DJ-1/PfpI family protein produces MAKKVAIVLTSGFADWEYALIAGVGGPFYGLDVAFFAPEAGKLRSQGGLTVEVARGVAVLADWCPEVLVVVGGTLWETERAPDISALLNEQLQRGATVAGICGGTLALARAGLLNGRAHTSNDAEFLTRHVAGYTGQRRFVASAAAVADDRVITAPGSSPVSFTTAVFRAAGLDEETLRQFSAMLAAEHAVKETARA; encoded by the coding sequence GTGGCTAAAAAAGTGGCGATCGTACTGACATCCGGTTTCGCCGATTGGGAATACGCGCTTATCGCCGGCGTTGGCGGGCCGTTTTATGGCTTGGATGTGGCGTTTTTTGCGCCGGAGGCCGGAAAGCTTCGCTCACAGGGCGGGTTGACGGTGGAAGTGGCTCGCGGCGTCGCCGTATTGGCGGATTGGTGCCCCGAGGTGCTGGTGGTGGTCGGCGGCACCCTGTGGGAAACCGAGCGGGCGCCGGATATCAGCGCGCTGCTCAACGAGCAGCTGCAACGCGGCGCGACTGTGGCGGGCATTTGCGGCGGAACGCTGGCGTTGGCGCGGGCCGGCCTGTTGAACGGCAGGGCGCACACCTCCAACGATGCCGAGTTTTTGACGCGCCATGTGGCGGGCTATACCGGGCAGCGCCGTTTCGTTGCGAGCGCCGCCGCCGTGGCGGATGACCGGGTCATTACGGCGCCGGGATCGTCGCCGGTCAGCTTTACCACCGCGGTGTTCAGGGCTGCGGGCCTGGATGAAGAAACGCTGCGTCAGTTCAGCGCCATGCTGGCGGCGGAGCACGCGGTGAAGGAAACCGCCCGCGCTTAG
- a CDS encoding amino acid permease: protein MAQQDIKTSGQQAPGLRRELKARHLTMIAIGGSIGTGLFVASGATVSQAGPGGALLSYALIGLMVYFLMTSLGELAAFMPVSGSFSTYGAKYVEEGFGFALGWNYWYNWAVTIAVDLVASQLVMSYWFPDTPGWIWSALFLGLMFLLNYISVKGFGEAEYWFALIKVSTVIIFIAVGVLMIVGILKGGEHAGWQNWTIGDAPFAGGFSAMIGVAMIVGFSFQGTELIGIAAGESENPGKNIPRAVRQVFWRILLFYIFAILIISLIIPYTDPSLLRNDVKDISVSPFTLVFQHAGLLSAAAVMNAVILTAVLSAGNSGMYASTRMLFTLASEGKAPRIFAKLSKGGVPRNALYATCVVAGLCFLTSMFGNQSVYLWLLNTSGMTGFIAWLGIAISHYRFRRGYMLQGRDLNDLPYRSGFFPLGPIFAFVLCLIITLGQNYQAFLQDKIDWYGVTATYIGIPLFLLIWFGYKLSRGTRVVKYSEMEFPKMDVK from the coding sequence ATGGCTCAGCAGGATATAAAAACATCGGGGCAGCAAGCACCCGGATTGCGCCGCGAGCTGAAAGCCCGGCATTTGACCATGATCGCCATCGGCGGCTCCATCGGCACCGGTCTGTTCGTCGCCTCGGGCGCCACGGTTTCTCAGGCAGGCCCCGGCGGGGCACTGTTGTCTTACGCTCTGATCGGTTTGATGGTGTATTTCCTGATGACCAGCCTGGGCGAACTGGCGGCCTTTATGCCGGTCTCCGGTTCATTCTCCACCTACGGCGCCAAATACGTGGAAGAAGGCTTCGGCTTCGCGCTGGGCTGGAACTACTGGTACAACTGGGCGGTGACCATCGCGGTTGACCTGGTGGCCTCGCAGTTGGTGATGAGTTACTGGTTCCCGGACACGCCGGGTTGGATCTGGAGCGCGCTGTTCCTCGGCCTGATGTTCCTGCTGAACTACATTTCGGTGAAAGGGTTCGGCGAGGCGGAATACTGGTTCGCGCTGATCAAGGTCAGCACCGTGATTATCTTCATCGCCGTCGGCGTGCTGATGATCGTCGGCATTCTGAAGGGCGGCGAACACGCCGGCTGGCAGAACTGGACGATAGGAGACGCGCCGTTCGCCGGCGGCTTCTCGGCGATGATCGGCGTGGCGATGATCGTCGGCTTCTCGTTCCAGGGCACCGAACTTATCGGCATCGCGGCCGGCGAGTCGGAAAACCCGGGCAAAAACATCCCGCGCGCGGTGCGTCAGGTGTTCTGGCGTATCCTGCTGTTCTATATCTTCGCCATTCTGATCATCAGCCTGATCATTCCGTACACCGATCCGAGCCTGCTGCGCAATGACGTGAAAGACATCAGCGTCAGCCCGTTCACCCTGGTGTTCCAGCATGCCGGCCTGCTGTCGGCGGCGGCGGTGATGAACGCGGTGATCCTGACGGCGGTGCTTTCCGCCGGTAACTCGGGTATGTACGCGTCTACCCGCATGCTGTTCACTCTGGCCTCGGAAGGCAAGGCACCGCGCATCTTCGCCAAGCTGTCGAAAGGCGGCGTGCCGCGCAACGCGCTGTATGCGACCTGCGTGGTGGCCGGCCTGTGCTTCCTGACGTCGATGTTTGGCAACCAGTCGGTTTATCTGTGGCTGCTGAATACTTCGGGCATGACCGGCTTCATCGCCTGGTTGGGCATCGCCATCAGCCACTACCGCTTCCGTCGCGGTTACATGCTGCAGGGGCGCGATCTGAACGACTTGCCGTACCGTTCCGGGTTCTTCCCGCTGGGGCCGATCTTCGCCTTCGTGCTGTGCCTGATCATCACCCTGGGCCAGAACTATCAGGCCTTCCTGCAAGACAAGATCGACTGGTACGGCGTGACCGCGACCTACATCGGCATCCCGCTGTTCCTGCTGATCTGGTTCGGCTACAAGCTGTCGCGCGGCACCCGTGTGGTGAAGTACAGCGAAATGGAATTCCCGAAGATGGACGTGAAGTAA
- a CDS encoding YeiH family putative sulfate export transporter: protein MATDTTHTYPERRFPLFGLPRLVPGLLLTGALTALAVWAGDIPWVAELGLGALTLAILLGILVGNTLYPRWQTACHSGVQLAKQRLLRLGIILYGFRLTFQQIADVGASGIIIDALTLTTTFLLACWLGKKVFGIDSQTAILIGAGSSICGAAAVMATEPVLKADSSKVAVAVSTVVVFGTLAIFAYPWLYQLNEHFQWLPFSQETFGIYAGSTIHEVAQVVAAGHAISPDAENAAVIAKMIRVMMLAPFLLLLSGYISRGGEGKAEKSAITIPWFAVLFIAVAGLNSFNLLPATLVRHLITADTWMLAMAMAALGLTTHISAVRQAGMKPILLATLLFVWLLVGGAAINQLVQHWF, encoded by the coding sequence ATGGCGACTGATACCACTCACACTTATCCCGAGCGACGCTTTCCGCTGTTCGGCCTGCCGCGGCTGGTGCCGGGGCTGCTGCTGACCGGCGCGCTCACCGCGCTGGCCGTCTGGGCCGGCGATATTCCCTGGGTGGCGGAGCTGGGGCTGGGGGCGCTGACGCTGGCGATCCTGCTCGGCATTCTGGTGGGCAACACGCTGTATCCGCGCTGGCAAACCGCTTGCCACAGCGGCGTACAGCTGGCTAAACAGCGTCTGCTGCGTTTGGGCATTATCCTTTATGGCTTCCGGCTGACCTTTCAGCAGATCGCCGACGTGGGCGCCAGCGGCATCATCATCGACGCGCTGACCCTGACCACCACCTTCCTGCTGGCCTGTTGGCTCGGCAAAAAAGTGTTCGGCATCGACAGCCAGACCGCGATACTGATCGGCGCCGGCAGCAGCATTTGCGGCGCGGCGGCGGTGATGGCCACCGAGCCGGTGCTGAAGGCCGACTCCAGCAAAGTGGCGGTGGCGGTCTCGACCGTGGTGGTGTTCGGTACTCTGGCGATCTTCGCCTACCCGTGGCTGTATCAGTTGAATGAACACTTCCAGTGGCTGCCGTTCAGCCAGGAAACCTTCGGCATCTACGCCGGCTCCACCATTCACGAAGTGGCTCAGGTGGTCGCCGCCGGGCACGCCATCAGCCCTGACGCCGAAAACGCGGCGGTGATCGCCAAGATGATTCGCGTGATGATGCTGGCGCCGTTCCTGCTGCTGCTGTCGGGCTACATCAGCCGCGGCGGCGAAGGTAAGGCGGAAAAATCCGCCATCACCATTCCATGGTTCGCCGTGCTGTTTATCGCCGTCGCCGGGCTGAACTCCTTCAACCTGCTGCCGGCCACGCTGGTGCGTCACCTGATCACCGCCGACACCTGGATGCTGGCGATGGCGATGGCGGCGCTGGGGCTGACCACCCACATCAGCGCCGTGCGCCAGGCCGGGATGAAACCGATTCTGTTGGCTACGCTGCTGTTCGTCTGGCTGCTGGTCGGCGGCGCCGCGATAAATCAGCTGGTGCAACACTGGTTCTAA
- a CDS encoding FecCD family ABC transporter permease, which translates to MSVSTDPMTEAKGQPDAGVMGRYQHILRHRLLMMGVLALAILGSLLLDFTMGPSGLSLASLWQTLLDPAAADAGTRVIVWDIRLPYALMAVVVGFALGLAGAEMQTILNNPLASPFTLGVSSAAAFGAALAIVLGIGIPGIPDQWFISANAFIFALFAALMLDGITRWTRVATSGVVLFGIALVFTFNALVSMMQFIASEDTLQGLVFWTMGSLARASWDKLGILFGVFAVLLPLSMMSSWKLTALRLGEDRAVSFGIDVRRLRLTTLLRISILSALAVAFVGPIGFIGLVAPHIARMIFGEDHRFYLPASALIGALVLSMASVASKNLVPGVIIPVGIVTSLVGVPFFLSIILRHRGNV; encoded by the coding sequence ATGAGCGTATCCACCGATCCCATGACTGAAGCCAAGGGGCAACCCGACGCCGGCGTGATGGGGCGTTATCAGCATATTCTTCGCCATCGCCTGTTGATGATGGGCGTGTTGGCACTGGCGATCCTGGGCTCGCTGCTGCTGGATTTCACCATGGGGCCCTCCGGCCTGTCGCTGGCATCCTTATGGCAAACGCTGCTTGACCCCGCCGCGGCCGACGCCGGTACGCGAGTGATCGTCTGGGATATCCGCTTGCCGTATGCGCTGATGGCGGTGGTGGTGGGCTTTGCGCTCGGCCTGGCCGGGGCGGAAATGCAGACCATCCTGAATAACCCGCTGGCCAGCCCCTTTACTCTCGGCGTGTCTTCCGCCGCGGCCTTTGGCGCCGCGCTGGCGATCGTGCTCGGCATCGGCATTCCGGGGATTCCCGATCAGTGGTTCATCTCCGCCAACGCCTTTATCTTTGCGCTGTTCGCCGCGCTGATGCTCGACGGCATCACGCGCTGGACGCGGGTCGCCACCTCCGGCGTGGTGCTGTTCGGCATCGCGCTGGTATTTACCTTCAACGCGCTGGTTTCGATGATGCAGTTCATCGCCAGCGAGGACACGCTGCAGGGGCTGGTGTTCTGGACCATGGGCAGCCTGGCGCGCGCTTCATGGGATAAGCTGGGCATTCTGTTCGGCGTGTTCGCCGTGCTGCTGCCGCTGTCGATGATGAGCTCGTGGAAACTGACGGCGCTGCGCCTGGGTGAAGACCGGGCGGTGAGCTTCGGCATCGACGTGCGTCGCCTGCGGCTGACCACGCTGCTGCGCATCAGCATTCTCTCGGCGCTGGCGGTGGCCTTCGTCGGGCCAATCGGCTTTATCGGCCTGGTGGCGCCGCATATCGCCCGCATGATCTTCGGCGAAGATCATCGTTTCTATCTGCCGGCCAGCGCGCTGATCGGCGCTCTGGTGCTGTCGATGGCCTCGGTGGCGTCGAAAAACCTGGTGCCTGGGGTGATCATTCCGGTGGGTATCGTGACGTCGCTGGTCGGGGTGCCGTTCTTCCTGAGCATTATTCTGCGCCACCGGGGGAACGTATGA
- a CDS encoding GGDEF domain-containing protein has product MRSPSPAVTPKRPALLNWLLYSPLHADDEPFQRQLRLTLTPSPLTPWLNAAGPAALLVGYAWLSQRPIGIGLLLLLLLLTAGRAWLARRRQPAWPNAMLVTVLLWALLVGASAALAMLSGRFVLILFAGLTITALACWLMQRHAAAPRFALLEVIVLTLPYLLAAPLSRVQNLFILADLAPLWLVLAHGMIARYHRQLVQRVTLAWEKQLASHRDRLTGFLNRAGGEAVMRSICRPGSTQPISHLFILEFGPLAALYQSHGVQIGDDVLRTVGERLKTLIRPSDYVCRYTGGLFLILVHDLPYGAESEFLARIVPPLEAPYDFGAFGEVNMQLSAGILALTQDYATVDSLMSSAQQALAEAKGGKK; this is encoded by the coding sequence ATGAGAAGTCCATCTCCGGCGGTAACGCCCAAACGTCCTGCGCTGCTGAACTGGCTGTTATACAGCCCGCTGCACGCCGATGACGAGCCGTTTCAACGCCAGCTGCGGCTCACGTTGACGCCCTCTCCTCTCACCCCCTGGCTGAATGCCGCGGGGCCGGCCGCGCTGCTGGTGGGGTACGCCTGGCTGAGCCAGCGGCCGATCGGCATCGGCTTGCTGCTGCTGTTGCTGCTGTTGACCGCCGGGCGCGCCTGGCTGGCGCGCCGACGTCAGCCTGCCTGGCCGAACGCCATGCTGGTGACGGTGCTGCTGTGGGCGCTACTGGTCGGCGCCAGCGCCGCCCTGGCGATGCTGTCGGGCCGCTTCGTGCTGATCCTGTTCGCCGGTCTGACGATCACCGCCCTGGCCTGCTGGCTGATGCAGCGTCACGCCGCCGCCCCGCGCTTCGCGCTGCTTGAAGTGATCGTACTGACGCTGCCCTATCTGCTGGCGGCCCCGCTGTCACGGGTGCAAAACCTGTTTATCCTGGCGGATCTCGCCCCGCTGTGGCTGGTGCTGGCCCATGGCATGATCGCTCGCTATCACCGCCAATTGGTGCAGCGCGTCACGCTGGCGTGGGAAAAGCAGCTGGCGTCACACCGCGATCGCCTGACCGGCTTCCTCAACCGCGCGGGGGGCGAAGCGGTGATGCGCAGCATCTGCCGCCCCGGTTCGACGCAGCCGATCTCCCACCTGTTCATTCTTGAATTCGGCCCGCTGGCAGCGCTCTACCAAAGCCACGGCGTCCAGATCGGCGACGACGTACTGCGCACCGTCGGCGAACGCCTCAAGACGCTGATCCGCCCCAGCGACTACGTCTGCCGCTATACCGGCGGTCTGTTTTTGATTCTGGTGCACGATCTGCCCTACGGGGCGGAAAGCGAGTTCCTGGCGCGCATTGTGCCGCCGCTGGAGGCGCCCTACGATTTTGGCGCGTTCGGCGAGGTGAACATGCAGCTTAGCGCCGGCATTCTGGCGTTGACGCAGGATTACGCGACGGTGGACAGTTTGATGAGCTCGGCGCAGCAGGCGCTGGCGGAAGCCAAAGGCGGGAAAAAGTAA
- the fruK gene encoding 1-phosphofructokinase produces MSRRVATITLNPAYDLVGFCPQIERGEVNRVKTAGLHAAGKGINVAKVLKDLGIDVTVGGFLGKDNQDGFQLLFSDLGIANRFQVVPGRTRINVKLTEKDGEVTDFNFSGFEVTPQDWDRFVSDSLSWLGQFDMVAVSGSLPAGVDPDAFTDWMTQLRAKCPCIIFDSSREALVAGLKASPWLVKPNRRELEIWAGRPLPALADVVEAAHALREQGIAHVVISLGAEGALWVNASGAWIAKPPSCEVVSTVGAGDSMVGGLIYGLLMRESSEHTLRLATAVAALAVSQSNVGVTDRPQLAAMMARVDLKPFNQ; encoded by the coding sequence ATGAGCAGAAGAGTAGCAACGATCACCTTGAACCCGGCGTACGATCTGGTGGGTTTCTGCCCGCAGATCGAGCGCGGGGAAGTCAACCGGGTAAAAACCGCCGGCCTGCACGCTGCCGGTAAGGGCATCAACGTCGCCAAGGTGTTGAAGGATTTAGGCATCGACGTCACCGTCGGCGGCTTCCTGGGCAAAGACAATCAGGACGGTTTCCAGCTGCTGTTCAGCGATCTGGGGATCGCCAACCGCTTCCAGGTGGTGCCGGGCCGCACCCGTATCAACGTCAAGCTGACGGAAAAAGACGGCGAAGTGACCGACTTTAACTTCTCCGGTTTTGAAGTCACGCCGCAGGACTGGGATCGTTTCGTCAGCGACTCGCTGAGCTGGCTGGGCCAGTTCGATATGGTGGCGGTGAGCGGCAGCCTGCCGGCCGGCGTCGATCCCGATGCGTTTACCGACTGGATGACCCAGCTGCGCGCCAAGTGCCCGTGCATCATTTTCGACAGCAGCCGCGAAGCGCTGGTCGCCGGGCTGAAGGCCTCGCCGTGGTTGGTCAAACCGAACCGCCGCGAGCTGGAAATCTGGGCCGGCCGCCCGCTGCCGGCGCTGGCGGACGTGGTCGAGGCCGCGCATGCGCTGCGCGAGCAGGGCATCGCCCACGTGGTGATCTCCCTCGGTGCGGAAGGCGCGCTGTGGGTTAACGCTTCCGGCGCCTGGATCGCCAAACCGCCGTCCTGTGAGGTGGTCAGCACCGTGGGTGCCGGCGATTCGATGGTCGGCGGCCTGATTTACGGCCTGTTGATGCGCGAATCCAGCGAACACACCCTGCGTTTGGCCACGGCAGTAGCGGCGCTGGCGGTCAGCCAGAGCAACGTCGGCGTGACCGATCGTCCCCAGTTGGCCGCGATGATGGCGCGCGTCGATCTGAAACCTTTCAATCAATAG